A region of uncultured Desulfobacter sp. DNA encodes the following proteins:
- a CDS encoding prepilin-type N-terminal cleavage/methylation domain-containing protein yields MKNVLKNEQGFTLIEIIAVLVILGVLAAVAVPKYLDLMDDAKKKAVEGALAAGASNVSMQFGGQLLATGSEGTALTNAISECNTNLKSLGDFNASYKVSNTSWYTVTVSDADGNTESKNFMAY; encoded by the coding sequence ATGAAGAACGTTCTTAAAAATGAACAAGGTTTTACTTTAATTGAAATCATTGCGGTTCTGGTTATTCTCGGTGTTCTGGCTGCTGTTGCAGTACCTAAATACCTTGACCTGATGGATGACGCTAAGAAAAAAGCAGTAGAGGGTGCCCTTGCTGCCGGTGCAAGTAATGTCAGCATGCAATTTGGTGGGCAATTATTGGCCACAGGCAGTGAAGGTACCGCATTAACAAACGCCATATCAGAGTGTAATACCAACCTTAAATCTCTTGGAGACTTTAATGCATCATATAAAGTAAGTAACACCAGTTGGTATACGGTTACTGTATCAGACGCTGATGGTAATACAGAGTCTAAAAATTTTATGGCTTATTAA